One region of bacterium genomic DNA includes:
- a CDS encoding helix-turn-helix domain-containing protein, whose amino-acid sequence MTLGDRLKKKRLDLNLHIKEVALMLGVDLHTISRWENNEAWPLPQSVTKICEFLGDVPSEEISKLSLGERIFKYRKARNLTLRQLAKQLDVTATTVSCWERNKNKPRKNQRKSSGK is encoded by the coding sequence ATAACCCTTGGCGACCGCCTAAAGAAGAAGCGTCTTGACCTTAATCTTCATATAAAGGAGGTTGCATTAATGCTTGGTGTAGACTTACATACTATTTCACGATGGGAAAATAATGAGGCATGGCCATTACCACAATCTGTTACTAAAATATGTGAGTTTCTTGGTGATGTTCCTTCTGAAGAAATATCAAAGTTGAGTTTGGGAGAGCGAATATTCAAGTATCGCAAGGCTCGCAATTTAACCTTGCGGCAGTTAGCGAAACAGCTAGATGTAACCGCAACGACAGTCAGTTGTTGGGAGCGAAACAAAAACAAGCCCAGAAAGAATCAACGAAAAAGCTCAGGCAAATAA
- a CDS encoding dockerin type I domain-containing protein, which produces MLPVGVFAEPSDNADAKLKRVRAAIAHKGAKWIARQTDPSLRTSHKLCGWIRDEDLSTESPAAQDLSLQSYSSSEPLPTFWDWRNVDGHDWTTHIQDQGSCGSCYVFATCAVSEAAMKIQSGSTGWQASPDFSEQFLVSCAGFDCGGGSTTPVYNYLVANGAPPDSCFPYTANDDQPCSDRCPDWESKLTKILGWQRVADTDTPTIEQIKSAIMTYGPVTTGFDVYTDFYYYSGGVYEHTWGVLEGGHAVAIVGWDDSQRCWIAKNSWGTNWGETADFQPYTYGAGDGGWFRITWDDEWFGQYAKYSIAALTNVTSYSPAGWTGPVVPRNSSGATLTSCALTSTLPGNSTGTYLNYSVACNAGLNPPVFDVVAMIDGEEEARQQVSDLEAGSFSCVNNVGPVLVHGGRHTYGILIDADNSVPENDESTTESPFDNIECRQFVWSPIALTSSMPRYAPPVKDAWGDAPSPRYYNCDGFTFGVDQTAWSAVAILCPDSMCDYNIKLWGAGDYQGSSTGFGPNALLTSDAGSGFCDIVLVNGKRMPSGTYSAGVINENAGTADYRIEHESADTISLRPAVEWNGPYTMNTSNIIDLYQISLSPGNYGIKLDQLIGDCALCMALYDSQGTVFSKYDTMPGGLVQNSAPGDKYINVTIPTLGIYGLAVYKYGSAEWDTTTSYQLAVSHKDIYVLSPNGGEVVGLGETAPIMWESYGDIGSVVDIMISRDGGFTYTTIADNVPNTGVYNWIVSGKVSNYAKIRVVSGDGTCADTSDDTFRIISRSLDLTYPNGGEDLIHGDTEDITWSYSNVDGDIKLELSRDLGATWETIADSTPNDGTYTWDVVPPASTACLIKVSSINNPTCYDISDSSFIIEGPSIHLTYPVTGETWGIGEQETITWTSENLTGLVNIQLSRNNGSTWTNIATNIADTGSYDWTVTSPASSACRLKIVSVDFPEALDVRSAISIVQRTITLTEPVSSSTLEIGSAQTVAWTGTYLEGPVKIEISHDNRATWTTLIDSAPTGETSGQATIVVPGPPATSCFIRVSSVDNPSVTDYNDSSFRITGKWIFMDTPNGGEVWFAGDTEPIYWNAANITGLCGIDLSTDSGATWQSLVGNFSISQCMWNWHIGDINSTHCRIRIRSYEYPEVVAMSAADFTVAKREIHVTSPVGGEKWCIGTTKSINWTSSNVDGDVSIQLWDEDDQSSTTIESAAPNDGSYSWTVAGTDEQNVKVRIRSNSYTSVMGESAGAVELVDSLITVLSPNGGEVVLTGASTNIYWQSCNVPTGNVMIELSRDSGATWETIAASTANDGQATWICTSPLSSRCLIRITSLADPTVSDTSDNTFKILTRSLTITQPNGGEIWETGTTQTISWTRLNCTGNVKIELTRDGGASLETIVASTSAASSYQWMVTSPVSTNCKVKITSLSYPTVYDSSNAVFTVTDRGITVTAPTVGAQYTVGEIITISWTSRNLPTGNVKIEISRDSGANWSTLAASISNSGSAAWVVSGPDSEYCLIRVTSLADPTISDVTDGEFAIATRSIDILSPVAGDTWGIGETRSITWQTTNIDGTLTIELTRDRGDTTETLSTDAENTGEYVWTVTGPESSDCAVRISSNSYTITAASQDTFNIHQPVSVPIEVTLEDWIHVPDGKQVDVAIHDPNGGVVLETHTVTLDEDGHARFDTLLTGVYDVTFGVAHWLTTTVKGVTIENSMSDILVSLPNGDCNADDTVNLADFEIVKADWAASTLSNQYADINGDGSCDVTDLAIVRKNMGYLQNGGSSGLVMWLGDATGASISAIKCEAGEPFDIYVWAATTTPTWFIDAALGFDTATTSGPLALPVDRKILLATGNPAADIVWCDALSSYHNDICARLSGFYSYAAGARQYGADLACASMGNVVQSFTSMKLAKISLMHNMQPGDSTTIGLWDDGSNTARAMNTMAMGAIPIYGATDTVQIVAYIADTIAQAKASPDMDLVAIMNAGISAAFDDSFYIESDDRSIGIQVCKPSHGLVAGSRVNVEGTMSTDSNGERYIQADSLITAGSCDIRSFAMTSKSLGGSDWRYNEYTGAGQCGVFNGAGTNNIGLLVTIVGRVKGGSTGFFYIDDGSGCDDGSGYTGVRVSIPGLTPPNTDTFVRVTGISSIYMNQSVPHRLVKVSDSSGIVPID; this is translated from the coding sequence GTGTTACCGGTAGGGGTATTTGCCGAACCGTCAGACAATGCTGACGCCAAGCTCAAACGTGTCAGGGCTGCAATTGCGCATAAGGGGGCAAAATGGATCGCCCGGCAGACAGATCCCTCGCTGCGTACATCGCACAAACTGTGCGGGTGGATACGGGACGAAGATCTGTCCACCGAGTCTCCCGCGGCACAAGACCTTTCTCTGCAATCGTATAGCAGTTCGGAGCCATTACCAACGTTCTGGGACTGGCGGAACGTGGACGGGCACGATTGGACCACACATATACAGGATCAGGGCAGCTGTGGAAGCTGCTATGTCTTCGCCACATGTGCCGTTTCCGAAGCGGCGATGAAAATCCAAAGTGGATCCACCGGTTGGCAGGCAAGTCCTGACTTTTCCGAGCAGTTTCTGGTATCGTGCGCAGGGTTTGACTGTGGCGGCGGCAGCACGACTCCGGTCTACAACTACCTCGTTGCCAACGGTGCGCCACCTGACTCCTGCTTTCCTTACACGGCCAACGACGATCAGCCGTGTTCGGATAGATGCCCCGACTGGGAGAGCAAGCTTACGAAGATTCTCGGCTGGCAGAGGGTCGCCGACACCGACACCCCCACAATCGAACAGATCAAAAGCGCCATTATGACCTACGGTCCGGTGACCACCGGTTTCGATGTTTACACAGATTTCTATTACTACTCCGGTGGCGTATACGAACACACTTGGGGAGTATTAGAAGGTGGCCATGCAGTGGCTATCGTCGGGTGGGACGATTCACAGAGGTGCTGGATTGCAAAAAACAGCTGGGGCACCAACTGGGGCGAGACCGCGGACTTTCAACCATACACATACGGCGCGGGAGACGGCGGATGGTTTAGAATAACATGGGATGACGAGTGGTTCGGCCAGTATGCAAAATACTCCATCGCCGCGCTCACCAATGTGACCAGTTATAGCCCTGCCGGTTGGACCGGCCCGGTCGTCCCGAGAAACTCATCCGGCGCCACGCTAACCTCCTGCGCGCTCACATCGACCCTTCCCGGCAACTCGACAGGCACATATCTTAACTACTCAGTGGCTTGTAACGCCGGGTTGAACCCGCCTGTTTTCGATGTTGTCGCGATGATAGACGGAGAAGAAGAAGCGCGGCAGCAGGTGTCGGACCTAGAAGCCGGATCTTTCTCCTGCGTCAACAACGTCGGGCCAGTTTTGGTTCATGGCGGGCGTCATACGTACGGTATCCTGATCGATGCCGATAACTCTGTGCCGGAAAACGACGAATCGACCACGGAGTCGCCGTTCGACAACATCGAGTGCCGTCAGTTCGTATGGAGTCCGATTGCCTTAACAAGTTCAATGCCGCGCTATGCGCCGCCGGTCAAGGATGCATGGGGAGATGCGCCTAGCCCTAGATATTACAACTGCGATGGGTTTACGTTCGGTGTAGACCAGACGGCGTGGTCTGCTGTGGCGATACTCTGCCCGGACAGCATGTGCGACTACAACATCAAGCTTTGGGGAGCAGGAGACTATCAGGGTAGTTCCACCGGTTTCGGCCCCAATGCTCTTTTAACTTCGGATGCCGGCTCCGGGTTCTGCGACATCGTCTTGGTGAATGGAAAACGCATGCCCAGCGGAACATATTCTGCCGGTGTTATAAATGAAAATGCGGGGACAGCCGACTACCGGATCGAGCACGAAAGCGCAGATACAATATCCTTACGGCCTGCGGTGGAGTGGAACGGTCCCTACACGATGAACACAAGCAACATTATCGACCTTTACCAAATATCCCTCTCGCCCGGCAACTATGGGATCAAGCTGGATCAGTTGATTGGAGACTGTGCGCTTTGCATGGCTCTGTATGACTCGCAGGGAACAGTATTCAGTAAATACGACACTATGCCGGGTGGGCTCGTGCAAAACAGTGCGCCGGGGGACAAGTATATAAATGTCACAATTCCGACCCTTGGAATCTACGGACTTGCCGTATACAAATACGGTTCCGCTGAATGGGATACAACTACATCTTACCAACTGGCAGTCTCACATAAGGACATATACGTGCTCAGCCCCAACGGCGGAGAAGTTGTGGGGCTGGGAGAGACCGCCCCGATCATGTGGGAGAGCTATGGAGATATCGGCAGTGTGGTCGATATAATGATAAGCCGGGACGGCGGGTTCACCTACACGACAATCGCGGACAATGTCCCGAACACCGGGGTCTACAATTGGATAGTCTCGGGCAAAGTATCAAACTACGCGAAGATCAGAGTCGTATCCGGCGACGGTACGTGCGCTGACACCAGTGACGACACATTCAGAATCATAAGCAGGTCGCTTGACCTTACTTATCCCAACGGCGGAGAGGACCTGATTCACGGCGATACTGAGGATATTACCTGGAGTTACTCAAATGTCGACGGTGACATTAAACTTGAGCTAAGCAGGGATCTAGGTGCGACTTGGGAGACAATCGCAGACTCCACGCCCAACGATGGCACTTACACGTGGGACGTTGTGCCGCCTGCATCGACTGCGTGTCTCATTAAGGTTTCATCGATCAACAACCCGACCTGTTACGATATCAGCGATAGCAGCTTTATCATCGAGGGACCGTCGATCCACCTCACATATCCGGTAACCGGCGAAACATGGGGTATAGGTGAGCAGGAGACCATTACATGGACATCCGAAAACCTTACGGGGCTTGTTAACATTCAACTTTCGCGCAACAACGGTTCGACCTGGACGAATATCGCCACGAACATCGCTGATACGGGAAGCTACGATTGGACTGTGACAAGCCCGGCATCATCGGCCTGCCGCCTAAAGATAGTGTCGGTCGATTTCCCGGAAGCACTCGATGTCCGCAGTGCCATTTCAATAGTGCAAAGGACGATCACCCTGACCGAGCCTGTGTCATCAAGCACACTGGAGATCGGCAGCGCGCAGACAGTTGCGTGGACGGGCACATATCTCGAGGGACCGGTCAAGATCGAGATAAGTCATGACAACAGGGCCACCTGGACGACCCTTATAGACAGCGCTCCGACCGGAGAGACTTCCGGGCAGGCGACTATCGTAGTTCCCGGCCCGCCTGCGACATCCTGCTTCATACGCGTCTCAAGTGTCGATAATCCGAGTGTGACCGACTATAACGACTCTTCGTTCAGAATAACCGGCAAATGGATATTTATGGACACGCCCAACGGTGGTGAAGTTTGGTTCGCCGGAGATACCGAACCCATATATTGGAATGCCGCTAACATAACGGGGTTGTGCGGCATCGACCTGAGCACCGACAGCGGCGCCACCTGGCAATCACTTGTCGGCAACTTCTCGATCTCGCAATGTATGTGGAACTGGCATATAGGGGATATCAACTCGACGCATTGCCGGATTCGGATCAGATCGTATGAATACCCCGAAGTTGTCGCCATGAGCGCCGCTGATTTTACCGTTGCAAAAAGAGAGATTCATGTCACATCGCCCGTCGGCGGGGAGAAGTGGTGTATCGGCACGACAAAGAGCATAAACTGGACATCGAGCAATGTGGACGGTGATGTCTCGATCCAACTTTGGGATGAAGATGACCAGAGCTCGACAACAATCGAGTCTGCTGCACCCAACGACGGCAGCTATTCGTGGACTGTCGCCGGAACTGACGAGCAGAACGTGAAAGTGAGAATCCGCTCGAACTCGTATACGAGTGTGATGGGTGAAAGCGCCGGTGCTGTCGAATTGGTGGACAGTCTAATTACCGTTCTGTCACCAAACGGGGGAGAGGTCGTACTCACAGGAGCTTCGACGAATATTTACTGGCAGTCTTGCAACGTGCCCACGGGCAACGTCATGATCGAACTGAGCAGAGACTCGGGGGCTACATGGGAGACTATTGCCGCATCCACAGCAAATGACGGTCAGGCTACGTGGATATGCACGTCGCCATTGTCCTCTCGCTGTCTTATAAGGATAACCTCCCTGGCCGACCCGACTGTGTCGGATACCAGCGATAATACATTTAAGATTTTAACCCGTTCACTGACAATCACTCAACCAAACGGCGGCGAGATTTGGGAAACCGGCACTACACAGACTATTTCATGGACCAGATTGAACTGTACCGGCAATGTGAAGATCGAGTTGACCCGCGACGGCGGCGCAAGCCTAGAGACAATCGTCGCGAGCACTTCCGCCGCCAGTTCCTATCAGTGGATGGTGACCTCGCCCGTATCGACAAACTGCAAAGTCAAGATAACGTCGCTTTCCTACCCGACCGTCTACGACTCCAGCAATGCCGTCTTCACCGTAACAGACCGGGGGATCACTGTCACTGCTCCAACCGTGGGAGCGCAGTACACCGTGGGTGAGATCATTACTATCAGCTGGACCTCGCGGAACCTGCCGACGGGTAATGTGAAGATCGAGATCAGCCGCGACTCAGGGGCAAACTGGTCAACGCTTGCAGCGAGCATATCTAACTCAGGCAGCGCAGCCTGGGTGGTAAGCGGGCCGGACTCAGAGTACTGCCTGATCCGCGTGACTTCCCTTGCCGACCCGACCATCAGTGACGTCACAGACGGCGAGTTCGCAATAGCAACACGATCGATCGATATACTGTCGCCGGTTGCTGGAGATACCTGGGGAATCGGAGAGACTCGGTCAATTACCTGGCAGACGACAAACATCGACGGCACCCTGACAATCGAGCTTACACGTGACCGCGGAGATACGACTGAGACGCTGTCCACGGATGCAGAAAATACAGGTGAGTATGTATGGACGGTTACCGGGCCGGAATCGTCGGACTGCGCCGTGAGGATATCATCCAACAGCTACACGATCACGGCTGCGAGTCAGGATACTTTTAATATACATCAGCCGGTGAGCGTTCCAATTGAAGTCACACTCGAAGACTGGATACATGTGCCGGATGGGAAGCAAGTCGACGTTGCAATACACGATCCCAACGGCGGTGTGGTGCTTGAGACACATACTGTCACACTGGACGAAGATGGGCATGCAAGGTTCGACACTCTCCTTACGGGCGTATATGACGTAACATTCGGAGTTGCGCACTGGCTAACGACCACTGTGAAGGGAGTCACGATTGAGAATAGTATGTCGGATATATTGGTCTCCCTGCCGAACGGTGACTGCAATGCAGACGACACCGTCAACCTGGCGGACTTTGAGATTGTAAAGGCCGACTGGGCGGCATCTACGCTGTCGAACCAGTATGCCGACATCAATGGCGACGGCTCGTGCGACGTCACAGACCTTGCTATCGTGCGCAAAAATATGGGTTACCTGCAAAACGGCGGCAGCAGTGGACTTGTGATGTGGCTGGGAGACGCCACAGGAGCGAGTATAAGCGCTATCAAGTGTGAGGCGGGCGAGCCGTTCGATATATATGTCTGGGCGGCCACGACAACGCCTACCTGGTTTATCGACGCGGCATTGGGATTCGACACTGCCACCACCTCCGGGCCGCTTGCCCTTCCGGTCGACCGGAAAATATTACTTGCGACCGGCAACCCTGCCGCAGATATAGTATGGTGCGACGCATTGAGCTCTTACCATAACGACATCTGCGCAAGGCTCAGCGGTTTCTACAGCTATGCTGCCGGAGCAAGGCAATACGGCGCCGATCTGGCCTGCGCGTCTATGGGAAATGTCGTGCAGTCGTTTACGTCTATGAAACTTGCGAAAATCTCTCTTATGCACAATATGCAGCCCGGCGATTCGACAACCATCGGACTGTGGGATGACGGCAGCAATACGGCCAGAGCGATGAACACGATGGCGATGGGCGCAATACCGATCTATGGCGCAACCGACACCGTGCAGATTGTCGCATACATCGCCGACACAATCGCCCAAGCCAAAGCCTCACCTGATATGGACCTTGTCGCGATTATGAATGCCGGTATATCGGCGGCGTTTGATGACTCATTCTATATCGAATCGGACGACCGCTCGATAGGCATTCAAGTATGCAAACCGAGTCACGGGCTTGTGGCTGGGTCGCGCGTAAATGTCGAAGGGACGATGTCCACCGACTCCAACGGTGAACGATACATTCAGGCCGATTCACTCATTACGGCGGGTTCCTGCGATATCAGGTCCTTTGCGATGACTTCAAAAAGCCTGGGAGGCAGTGACTGGCGCTACAACGAGTATACGGGAGCCGGACAATGCGGCGTGTTCAACGGGGCAGGCACGAATAACATCGGGCTGCTGGTAACGATTGTCGGACGTGTCAAAGGTGGGAGCACAGGTTTCTTCTACATCGACGATGGTTCCGGCTGCGACGACGGTTCAGGATATACTGGCGTCAGAGTGTCGATACCGGGCCTGACGCCTCCAAATACGGATACGTTTGTTCGAGTGACCGGTATCAGCTCGATTTATATGAATCAGAGTGTGCCGCACAGGCTTGTGAAAGTCAGTGATTCAAGCGGGATAGTGCCTATAGACTAA
- a CDS encoding PD-(D/E)XK nuclease family protein encodes MENWQPSTLSWSFSRKTHFDSCRRHYFFHRFWGQDPKARWRLFEMRNLTTLTMLRGQIVHSVIARILKSIQIDQRVDARMAREAVTSLIREKYAESAKRLWHIDNRPPGRKASSITSLLEHYYSFPNMNERAREAQQVAWACVTNLIESDFWREITSGDTKQWIEIEEESFPSFDMDGIQIYCTIDFAHSDGSPTIIDWKTGSQNPADRKQLILYSLYAQRKWDWEPLQTRLMAVYLYPELCIDSFSPTEDEIESTKKEVKESFGRMVALEPVFGPADIEQFPMSGGPSDCAWCRFQGICAKAKALKQENAS; translated from the coding sequence ATGGAGAATTGGCAGCCCTCAACTCTATCCTGGTCGTTTTCCCGCAAGACTCACTTCGATTCTTGCCGCCGCCACTACTTCTTCCACAGGTTCTGGGGGCAGGACCCCAAGGCCCGCTGGCGGCTTTTCGAGATGCGCAACCTGACCACTCTGACTATGCTTAGAGGACAGATCGTCCATAGCGTAATCGCAAGGATTCTGAAATCTATTCAAATCGACCAAAGAGTGGATGCGAGAATGGCGCGCGAAGCCGTGACATCGCTCATCCGTGAAAAATATGCCGAATCCGCAAAGCGTCTCTGGCACATCGATAATCGTCCACCGGGCAGAAAAGCATCCAGCATAACCAGCCTGCTCGAACACTATTACTCGTTTCCCAATATGAATGAAAGAGCGCGCGAGGCTCAACAGGTGGCATGGGCATGTGTGACCAACCTCATTGAGTCCGATTTCTGGCGCGAAATAACAAGCGGTGACACGAAACAGTGGATAGAAATAGAAGAAGAGAGCTTTCCGTCGTTCGATATGGATGGTATACAAATCTACTGCACGATCGACTTCGCTCATTCAGATGGCTCGCCCACAATCATAGACTGGAAGACCGGCAGCCAGAATCCTGCAGACCGCAAACAGCTTATCCTCTACAGCCTATATGCGCAGCGTAAATGGGACTGGGAACCACTCCAGACCAGGCTTATGGCCGTATATCTATATCCCGAACTCTGTATCGATTCGTTTTCGCCTACCGAAGACGAGATCGAGAGCACAAAAAAGGAGGTCAAAGAGAGTTTTGGCCGGATGGTTGCATTGGAACCCGTATTCGGTCCCGCGGATATCGAACAGTTTCCGATGAGCGGCGGGCCGTCGGACTGCGCTTGGTGCAGGTTCCAGGGAATATGCGCAAAGGCCAAAGCTCTGAAACAGGAAAATGCCAGCTAA